From the genome of Brassica oleracea var. oleracea cultivar TO1000 unplaced genomic scaffold, BOL UnpScaffold02454, whole genome shotgun sequence:
GTCTTATTCTTCAGATATGAGAACTATACTAAGTTACTAACTCAAACTCAATTATCTTCACCACTACCAAAGAGCTTCATCTTAGACAATGGCGTCCTCAAATACCCTTCAACTTCAAACTTCTTTGGCGAAAGCTCTCTATACTTCGCAAACTGCTCCTTGGCTTCAGCATTCTTGTCAAGCAAGCTATAAATCATACCTCGACAGAAATACGGTCTGAAATCCTTAGGATCCTCTCTCGTCAGCTGCTCGTAGCTCTTCAACGCTTCATCCACATTCTTCTGCAAGAACTGTATCTGCGCAATGATCAGCCTCACGTCTCTAATCTCCTTCACCATATTCTCAGCTTCAGCTACAGCCAACGCGTCTTCCAGCCTCTGCAGCACCGCGTCTCCTTCCCCGGACCTGTCCATGAGCAACGCGTTCTCGAACAAGGCCTCGAACGAGAGTGGGTTTCGTTGGAGAATTTCCTCGAACACTTGGCGTGCGTTTTCGGTACGACCCATTTCACCCAATAGCCTCGCCATTAAAAACTTCCACTCTGTTTCCTCTGGCTGTGCGGTTACGAGCTTCTCTAAGAGCTTGAgagcttcttcgtcttctccgttcTCTAGCTTCTGCTGAAGCAGTGATCTCAGCGTTTTGACCGCCTCTGGAGTGGATTCTAGAAGCTCGGTTAATGGCGAAGTGGGTTCGATCTCAGACgaatttttctcttctttcactTCCACGGTGGTCGTGACCGGATACCCTGCTTTCGCCGGTAAAGTTGAGAGCTTTCCGGTCATGGAAACAGCAGCTCCGATCAGAATCGCCGATTTGGCAAAAGATTTGAGCTTTTCGTGAAAGCAGTAATCCGAAGAACCATTCTTGCTAGCTCTGATGCGCAGAGAGACGAGATCACGACGGGGAACAATATGTCCGGCGGCCGGATGAGATTTAACGGAGACTAAAGAGAAAGCCAATGAAGAAGGAAGCGAG
Proteins encoded in this window:
- the LOC106321685 gene encoding protein SLOW GREEN 1, chloroplastic-like yields the protein MFTSLSAPSSLPSSLAFSLVSVKSHPAAGHIVPRRDLVSLRIRASKNGSSDYCFHEKLKSFAKSAILIGAAVSMTGKLSTLPAKAGYPVTTTVEVKEEKNSSEIEPTSPLTELLESTPEAVKTLRSLLQQKLENGEDEEALKLLEKLVTAQPEETEWKFLMARLLGEMGRTENARQVFEEILQRNPLSFEALFENALLMDRSGEGDAVLQRLEDALAVAEAENMVKEIRDVRLIIAQIQFLQKNVDEALKSYEQLTREDPKDFRPYFCRGMIYSLLDKNAEAKEQFAKYRELSPKKFEVEGYLRTPLSKMKLFGSGEDN